A segment of the Bacillus pseudomycoides genome:
TATTGCGTTTTTCATTTTAGGAAGCGGATCTACCGGAGATGTTGATTTCACTACTTTTACAAGTACATTAGAAAAGAATGCAACAATCTCGCTTGTCACTCTGATTCCAATCGTATTACTGTTCTTATTTGCTTTTAAAAAGATACCAGCTGTCCCAACTTTACTTGCTGGCATTGTAGCTGGCATTATCATCCTCTTTATTTTCAATCCAAGTACTTCACTTACTGATTTAATGAAAATTATGCAAGATGGTTATGTGTCTAAGACAGGGATAAAAGATATTGATAGCTTATTATCACGCGGCGGCCTGCAAAGTATGATGATGTCAATTGCACTTATTTTCCTTGCTCTTTGTATGGGTGGGTTACTACAAGGAATGGGCATTATTACACAGCTTATGAACATCATTTCTAACTTTGTTAAAACAAGTACACGTTTAATCGTTTCTACTGCATCAACAGCAATTGGCGTTAATTTCTTGCTTGGTGAGCAGTACTTATCCATCGTATTAACAGGACAAGCATTCGCCAACAAATACGATGAAGTTGGCTTAAAACGTCGTAATTTATCACGCGTACTAGAAGATGCTGGTACAGTTATTAATCCACTTGTACCATGGGGCGTAAGTGGTGTCTTCTTAACGAACGTACTAAGCGTTCCAACAATCGATTATGTTCCATACGCATTCTTCTGCTTAGCTTGTCCAATCGTTACAATTATCGTTGGATTCACAGGATTTGGACTTTCGTGGAAAAAGGAAAAACCTGTTTCCGTTTCTTAAATTCATTATAGAAAAAAGAGGATTACCAGCATCGGTAATCCTCTTTCATTTTATTGATTTGCTTTTTTTCTTCTAAAGAGCATGAAAATACCAGCTCCAATAAACGCAAGACCCGCTCCAATTGTAGAGAAGACATTCGCTCCCGTTTTTGGTAAATCACGATCATCTTTGTTTGTTTCTTTATCCTCACTTACGTTGGTAGGTGATGTTGATTTGTCCCCGCTGTTTCCTTCATCTGTTGTTGTTGGCGGTGTTGGGTTATCCCCACCGTTTCCTTCACCTGTCGTTGTTGGCGGTGTTGGGTTATCCCCACCGTTTCCTTCACCTGTCGTTGGCGGTGTTGTTGGTTTGTCCCCATCGTTTCCTTCACCTGTCGTTGGCGGTGTTGTTGGTTTGTCCCCATCGTTTCCTTCACCTGTCGTTGGCGGTGTTGTTGGTTTGTCCCCATCATTCTTTTTCGTTAAATCAATTGCATACTTCGCAAACTCATTTTCAGATGGACCCACATAAGAGATTTCCCCATCTTTCGCAATGTATTTTTGCGCATTTGGTGATGAGTCAAATGTAGTATTTAATTTCTCAGCAACAATTGGCTTAAATACCCAGTTTTGATCTGCTGCTGGATTAATAACAGGTGTTTCTTTCATATATTTCGTAATGATTTGACGCGTTTCGTCTTGAGATTGATATACAACTTCACCTTTACTTACACCAGGGAATGTTTGACTGCTGCCACGATAGTTATTTGTAGCAACAATAAATTCTTGATTATCAGCTATCGGTTTCCCATCATATGTTATATTCACAATACGATTTGCATTTTGGTTTACTACTTTCCCATCCTTATCATACTTTGCTGGTTGTGTAACATCAATTTCGTATTTTACGCCATCTAAAATATCAAAGTTATATGTAGGATAGTTTACATTTACTAACGATTGTTCTTCTGCCTTCGCTGGATCAATTTGGTTGAACTGACCTGCAGACATTTCAAGCCATTCTTTTACTTGTGCACCATTTACTTTTACAGCATATAGAGTATTTGGATATACATATAAATCAGCGACGTTTTTAATCGCTAAAGTCCCTGCTGGAATATCAGTATAATAAGTTGCACCATTTCGGCCGCCTGCTTTAAAAGGTGCACCTGCTGATAAGACTGGGATTCCTTTATATTTACTGTATTGTCCATTTTCTGCAAATAGCTTTTCTACATACCATTTTTGAGCATTCGTTACAAGTTGTACAGATGGATCATCTTGTACAAGTGAAAAATAACTGTTAATTGGTGCTGTCGTTTTACCAACAGGAGTATTTACATATTTAATTGTCGCCTCATGATCATCTTTTATTTCATCAACTAGTCTTTTATCAGACTCTACTAATGCATTTCCTTTACTATCAGAAATCGGACGCACACTTGGGACCGATTTATCTTTTTGTACTTCCCACTTGCCGTTTACCTTTTTCAGCTCCATATCAATGATACCGAGATTACTTCCGAAAACACCTGGCATCACAACGGGAACACCTTTAAAATTGTCCGTGATTACCGTATGCGAGTGTCCCATTAACACTGCATCAACGTCAGGAACTTCTGTTGCTAAATAGAATGATGCATTTTCCATCCCAGCATTGTAACCACTTTTATCGACACCAGAGTGAGCTAGTGCAACAATAATATCCGCACCTTCTGCTTTCATTTTCGGAACCATTTTCTTCGCAGTTTCTACGATGTCTTTTGCTTTTACTTTTCCTTCTAAATTCGCTTTATCCCACCCCATAACTTGCGGAGGTACAAAACCCATTACTCCAATCTTTACTTTTTGCTTTTGACCAGATTCATCTTCTACTTCTTTTTCAAAAACATGGTACGGTTTAAAGTAGTTTTCATCATTCTCTTCATTATTATCGCCATCGTCTTTGTATACATTTGAATTAATAACTGGGAACTGTGTTTTGCTAATCGCCTTATTTAAGTAGTTCAAACCATAGTTAAACTCGTGATTCCCAAGAGAAATGACGTCATACTTCATTAAATTCATTAGACGATATAAAGGGTGGACATACTCTCCATCCAAGCCTTTTTGTGCTACATAATCCCCAAGCGGCGTTCCTTGTATCGCATCTCCATCATCAAATAGCACAGAGTTCTTTGCTTCTTCACGTGCTTTGTTAACAAGAGTCGCAGTTTGAACTAGACCAACTTTATTATCCGTTTTTGTTTGATAATAATCGTAGTTCATTAAGTTAACATGAATATCAGAAGTTTCTAAGATTCGTAATTTAACTGTACTCTCCTCCGCTTGTCCCTCTGCATGAGCAGTTGTTGGCAGCACTTGCGGAGCCATAACGCCTAATGCAAGAGTCGCTCCTGCTAACATTTTCTTTGACTTTTTCACAAAAAATCCCCCTTATAAACTTGTCCCTAAAAAAACAATAAAATGAGTTTTTCATCAAACTCTAATAAGGTATTCTCTCTACCTTTATTCTCTTCTTTCCTCATATTAGAGTGACGTATATTCATTTATCTGACATTATCATATCTAACATACTTTCATATCGTCAATATTTTTTGACATACTTCTACAAATTTTCTGTAAAGTTATTGTAAAATTTCCATAAAGATATAATAAGCCCTTCCATTGCTTATACCGTTGAATATGATACAATTACCAATTACAAGGAGGATGAATTTATGAAAAAAGTCATCTTAATTATTGTTTGTCTCCTCCTTCTAATCATTTCTTATTCGCATTTTGAAAAGAACGATGAGACAACAAAACAAAAGGAAAAATCAGCATCATCTACTCCTCATTGGATTGATAAACAAACGAATGACTCTTTTTATCATCTTGTGTTAGGAGATTCGCTTGCAAAGGGATATGGCTCGACACAAGGAGGGTTTGCCGAATTAGCTTCCAAGCAAATAGAGGAACAAATTCACAAACCGATTAGAGTAGAAAACCTTGGAGTGAACGGACTTACAACAGATCGTCTCGTTCAAAAAATCCAGGCAGAAGAAGTGCAACAAAAAATTAAAGAAGCAAATATAATTACCATTAATATTGGAGGAAATAATTTATTCCGCTTAAATCGTGATGTAGGTGTTATAGATGGTATGAAAATGTTAAATAAAGAAAAAGCTCATTTTGAAGAAGACGTAAAAAACATTGTAAAGACAGTCCGGACTCTCAACCCGAATGCTTTACTCATTCTATCTGAGCTCTATAACCCTCTACAACTCGATGATTCAATTGCTTCTTATGCAGATATGTTTTTAGATGGCTGGAATGATGCAGTTTACTCAATTTCAAAAGCGAATCAACCGTCCATTGTTTTACCAATTCGAAAATTAATATCAAATAATAAAAAAGATTTATTATACGACCAAGTACATCCAAACGATAAAGGCTATGAAATTATCGCTAATGCATTCACAAAGCAAGTATTATCCTATAAATATTGAAGCTGAGCCGAACAATTCTATTCTTATACGCTTCCTTTTTTGTTACAATGATAATGGAAGGGGGGCCTTTATATGGCATCACGTGAGTGGGAACGTATTGTTGATCATCTTCTTTCGTTAGTGCCTCTTTTTTATCGCAAATTTATGCTTCCTGGAGAAATTTCTTCACAAAGGCACATGCCGCCGTCTCATACACAGGTTTTACTGCTATTGCATGAACGTGGCACATTAGCAGTGTCAGAAATCGGAAAGCGATTGGCGATTTCAAGACCAAACATGACACCGCTATTAAATAAATTGATTCAGGAAGAACTCATAGAGCGTCATTACAGCGAAAAAGATCGACGGGTCATTTTAATTTCTCTTACGGCTGAAGGGAAATCATTCGTAAGTCAGTATCAACAATTTATTTTAGACAAACTACAAGAAAACTTTCAAACATTATCTGAAGAAGAGCGGGAACAACTCATTCACTCTCTTCAAACCATTCAAAATTTAATTTTGAAAACAAACGTGTAAAGCTGCTTCTGAAAGAAGCAGCTTTATGATTCATAATAATTTCCATAATATGAATTTGAGTATGGCCATGTCATTAAGTATGGTCTTCTTTCCTGAGAAGGCTGCGCCTGCTGATATACTTCAGCCTGTTGCCTTATATAAGGAGCTGGATAATAATTCACATATGGATATACTTGAGGTACATAGTAATAATACATTTATCTTCTCCCCTTTCCCTTAAACATATTCAAGGTAGAAAATGAATGTGACATTCTTTATATTTGTACAAGTGGTTCTCTCGTTCTTTTTTTTCTTTTTTTCAAACGTAACTTACGATTTTTTTCATATAAATAATGTACAACAAAATAAGATATTATCCCAAATATAACCCCTAAAATTGTCATCCCAATTAATACATATATTTCACTCTGCAGCAAACTCTTTAACATAGTAAAAATATTACTTGAGAACACATCATGTATTGTATATGGTTTATGATGCGTTACCTTTATTTCAAACGGATATAAAATTTTCCCTAACGCATACGCAAACGGAAACAATAATACCGGGAGAAACGATACTTTCCCAATAATATTCCCAATAACCGCTGCGGGAAAGGACCCCTTTGCTAAGCGCACGATTGGATAAAAAATCAAATAAACAAGCGATGCTGTATAGATCACTAGCATTTCCAAAGCAAATCCAATCGCAAATCCACGTGACACCGTCTTTGCCCCTTCTGGTGAACGAAGCAATTTATAATAATGAAATTTCGGTACTCTCCAAATACGTTGAAAAAATGAATATGTTTTTTTACTTGTTTGCACAATTATCATCTCTTTAATAGTTTTTTCTCTTCGTAGTATGAACTTAATCTCAAGACACAAACTTATTCAACTTCATCTTATTATAAATGATACAAAGAATATCTACCAAATATACATCAGACATTTCATAACAAAAAAACCTCCCAGATTAGGAAGGTTTTTTGATGCTTTGAAGCAAACTGACTAATAACGCTTTTTGAGCATGCAAGCGATTCCCCGCTTGCTCAAAGACAATAGAAGTAGACCCATCTATAATTCCTCCTGTTACTTCCTCTTCACGATGAGCAGGTAAACAATGTAAGAAACGATATGTTGCTTTCGCATGCTGAACAAGCTTTTCATTCACTTGAAACGGCTGAAATAATTTATATTTCTCTTCCGTATCCTCTTGCCCCATACTCATCCAAACATCAGTATAGATAAAATCTGCATCTTTCACTGTCAACTCCGGATCATGTAAGACTTCAATATTTGCTCCCGTCTCATTTGCAATTTCTAGTGCACGCTTTACAATTTGCTCATTCGGTTCATACCCTGATGGAGTCGCTACTGTCATATTCATACCGACTTTTGCACTTGCCAAAAGTAAGGAGTGGCATACGTTATTTCCATCGCCGACGTAAGCTAGTTTAATTCCTTTAAATGTATGGACTTCTTCATAAATTGTCATCAAATCTGCTAATGCCTGGCACGGATGATGATCATCTGTCAATCCATTGATAACAGGAATACTTGCTTCTTTCGCAAGCTCCTCTACATCCGTGTGTGAAAATGTACGAATCATGATCCCATCAATATAATGGGATAATACTTTTGCCGTGTCTGAAACACTTTCTCCTCGGCCAAGCTGCATTTCTTTTCCACTTAGAAACATTCCATGTCCACCAAGTTGTACCATTCCTGCTTCGAAAGAGACACGTGTACGAGTTGAATGTTTATCAAAAATGAGTCCTAATATTTTCCCGTCCAATAAAGGTTCATGTTTATTCTGTTTTAAATAAATAGCAAACTCAATTAGTGCAATTATTTCCTCTTGCGTCAGTTCCTCTAATGTTAAAAGATCTTTCGTTTGTAATTTCGGCACTTGTATAGTTGACATAGAAAATCCCCCTTATAATATTGATGATTTTTGCGAACAAATTACTCTTTTCATTATATTTATTGCTTCATTTATTTCTTCATTCGTGACAATGAGAGGTGGTAAAAGCCGCAAAACATTCGTGCCAGCTTGTAGTACGAGAAGCCCCTCTTTCTCTAACTGTTCTATAATTGATGTAACGTCATGCTGACAAACGACTCCAATCATAAGTCCTCTTCCGCGAATATCCGTAATCCATTCTATATCATGTAATTCTTTTTTTAGCTTTTGAAGTAAATATTCTCCCTTTCCCTTCACTTCTTGTAAAAAAGATGGTTGCTTCATAATTTGCAATACTTCTCTTGCTGCTGTCATTGCAATATAGTTTCCGCCAAACGTTGAACCATGCACCCCAGCTGAAAAAGTGGACATAAGCTTTTTCTCTCCAAGCATCGCTCCAACCGGAATACCATTTCCAAGCGCTTTTGCCGTCGTAACAATATCTGGGGAGGTTCCAGTCTGTTCATAAGCAAACAACGTTCCCGTTCTTCCCATTCCAGTTTGTACCTCGTCGATTATATAAAGGGCTCCATATCGTCTACATAACTGTTCTATCTCTTGCAAAAAGGAAATGTCGGCAGGTAAGACACCTCCCTCTCCTAGAACAACTTCCACCATAACTGCAGCCACCTCTTCATTCATTGCCTCCCTGAGTGCTTCTATATCATTAAAAGGAATATGTAAAAAAGACGGAAGAAGTGGACCGAATCCCCTTTTGACTTTCTCTTGTCCAGTTGCACTCATTGTTCCAAAAGTTCTACCATGAAAGGATTGCTGAAATGTTAAAACAAGGGATTTCCCTGTATGCTTACGTGCTAATTTAAGTGCAGCTTCATTCGCTTCTGCTCCGCTATTACAAAAGAATACGTAATCTAATTCCCGCCCCTCTGTTAACAATGCAGCTACTTTTTCTTGTACTTTGTGCGGAAAAAGGTTTGATATATGCCAGATTTCCTGTAATTGCTTTGTCATTGCTTCTACAAGTACAGGATGACAATGCCCTAAATTACATACAGCAATTCCAGAAGTAAAGTCTAAATACTTTTTTCCACTTTCATCTATAATCTTTGTTCCATTTCCTTGAACAATTTCAATACCTCTTCTCCCGTATGTAGGAAATATATGACTGCTCATATAATATTCACCCCTTTTGTTACTGTCGTTCCAATCCAGCCATCTGATGTTCCAACAAAATGTTTTGCACCGTTTACAATGCTGACACGCCGGACTCCCATCTTTATTGAAGCAAGAGCTGCCTGTACTTTCGGAATCATTCCCCCTGTAATAATCCCTTCTTTTATGAGATGTAAAAGCTCTATTTCATCCGTTTTCTTTAACAATTCCCCTTTACACAGTACACCGTCTACATCCGTAATAAAGAGCAATTCTTTTGCCCCGATCGCATATGCAATTCCAGCTGCAGCAGTATCTGCATTTATGTTATAAATTTGGTCTCCCCTTACCCCAATCGGAGCAATGACCGGAATATAATTCAAATCTAGTAACCCTTTTAATATTGAGGTCTCTACACCGCTAACTTCTCCGACATATCCAATATCCATATCAAGGGGCTGAACCCTAAGTAAATTCCCGTCACAACCAGAGATTCCAATTGCGTGTAAGCCATGTTTTTGAAAATTCATTACCATTTTTTTATTCGTGCTCCCGCATAAAACCATTTGAACAACATTCATCACTTCTTTTGTCGTCACACGTAATCCGTTCTTCTTTTCAATTGAAATATTACATTGTTGTAGCTTTGCATCAATTTCTGGTCCACCGCCATGAACAATAATAACTTGGTATGTTTCTTTCAGTCTCTCTATACATTCAAAAAACACATGATCTAAGCGCTCTAACATACTCCCGCCGCATTTTACTACAATATACTCACTCATCTTTTCTCTCCTTACGTACGATAACAAGCATTGATTTTCACATATTCATAGCTTAAGTCGCAGCCCCAAGCCCTCCCTTTTTCCTCTCCAAGGTATAAATGAACATCTATAACAATTTCAGGTTGCTTTAATTTATGTTTCATTTCCTTCTCAAGGAACACTTGCGGCTCACTCCCTTGTAAAACAGAAATAGACTGAACAGCAATATCAACAGTGGTAGGTTCAATCGCAACTCCACTTTGCCCAATCGCACTAATAATGCGACCCCAATTTGCATCTTCACCATACATTGCTGTTTTCACAAGACTTGAACCAACAATTTGTTTCGCTATCTTATTCCCTTCTTCTACTGTTCGTGCTCCGTATACATTTACTTCAATTAACTTAGTAGCCCCTTCACCATCTTTAGCAATTTTCTTCGCTAAATCCTCACATACCTTTTGCAAAGCAACCTTAAACTTCTCCCACTCCGCATGACCGGTATGAATAGCAGTTGTTCCTGATAAACCACTTGCCATCACAACGACCATATCATTTGTGGATGTATCTCCGTCCACAGTAATTTGATTAAATGTATGATTCGTAACTTCTGATAATGCTAGCTGGATTGCTTCTTGTTCTATATTTACGTCTGTTGTAATAAAACTAAGCATCGTCGCCATATTAGGATGAATCATCCCAGATCCTTTTGCTGTCCCAGCAATCTTTACTTCTTTCCCTTCAATCTTTAACTGATAACACGAGTGCTTCGTCATAAGATCTGTTGTTAATATCGCTTCATAAAAGGAATCTACTTTTTCTTCTTCTTTCGTTGGAACAAGCGATGAAATTCCAGTACGAATTACATCCATTGGCAAAGGAACTCCTATAACACCTGTTGAAGCAACCGCTACATGATTTTCTTGTACATGGAATTGTTCTGCTGCCAAGGTTCTCATTTCATATGCATCTCGTAATCCCTGCATTCCTGTACAAGCATTTGCATTCCCGCTATTTACAACAATTGCTTGCAATTTCCCTTCCGCAGCGATACTTTCTTTTGTAACTTGCACTGGCGCTGCTTGAAATTGATTTGTTGTATACACAGCTCCGCAATTAGCAGGAACATCACAAACAATCGCTCCCATATCTTTTTTTCCATTTTTCAATCCTACCTGAACACCAATCGTGGCAAAACCTTTTGGCGTTACAATTGATCCAGTCGCAATTTTGATAATAGAATCTACTCCAATCATCATTCTTCCCCCTTATGGATAGAACGGCATATATTGTAAGCCCGCTGTTTCCTCTAGCCCTGCTAATAAGTTTGCATTTTGAATTGCTTGCCCAGCGGCCCCTTTCATCATATTGTCGATAACGGATACAACTGTAATACGTCCGGTTCGTTTATCATAAGCCGTTCCTATATCACAATAATTTGAACCCCTTACTTCTTTTGGACTTGGAAACTCCCCTTTAGGACGGATACGCACAAAAGGAGCATGACAATACGTTTCTTCATATAACTTCTGTAATATCTGTGTATGGACATCTCGTTTTGCCTTTGCATAGAGAGTAACCATAATCCCTCTCGATATCGGAATTAAATGTGTACTAAATGTAATGGGTTTTGTCTGTTGGTCCCACTCGGTAAGCATTTGTTCAATCTCTGGAACATGCTGGTGCTCATTGACCTTATAAATATGAAAATTATCATAAAGCTCTGGAAAATGAGTCATTGTTGTCGGTGTCTTTCCCGCTCCTGACACCCCTGATTTCGCATCGATAATAAGTGAGTCTGCCTCTATTATCCCGTTTTGTATTAATGGAGCAGCTGCTAATAATGCTGCTGTTGCAAAACAGCCTGGATTTGCAATCAATTCTGTTTCTTGAATCGCCGGCTTTTTCCATTCGCTTAATCCATACACAGCCTGTTGAAGAGTTTCTTCGTTCGCAGCAGGTTTTTTATACCATGTTTCATACGTATGAGGATTTAACATACGAAAATCGCCTGATAAATCAATAACTTTTAATCCTGCCGCTAGCAATCTTGGCGTTATATGCGCCGAAACCCCTGCTGGCGTCGCTAAAAATACAATACTTGCTTCCTTCGCTATTACATCCACGTCGATTTCTTGTAACGTATGGACAATAAAATTTCGCAAATGCGGATATGCATTTGTTATACATTCTCCTACTTGTGAAAAAGAATGAAGAGATGCAATCGAAAAATGTGGATGATGATGTAATAACCTTATTAACTCAATTCCTCCATATCCTGTTGCTCCAATAATCGCAACTTTCATATGCGCCTCCTTATATGAATTCTTTAAATTAAGTATGATTATAATATTGTATATTTATAGAGTCAATTAAATATTTATTAATTTAAAAAGTTTTTAAAGACGCAATTTTCCTAGAAAAACAATAATCGTTTATGAATTTTTATACAGAACAAGTGTATACTAGTATTTTTTTTATACTTCAAGTACAATAAAAACAATACATTTACACATGCAGGCGGGGAAAAACATGAATGAGAAATTAATCGAAAAGATGTTAATAAAAAGTTTTCGGCAATATCAATGTAAACCTGTTTCAAAAGAGGATCAGGAAATCCTAATTCAAAATATCCAAACAACGATTAGTTCGGAACCTGATATCGATGTATATGAAGCAATTGAGGATATTGTTTATGAATATATTACGGGAAAGTAAAAAATAGGAGATTTCCAAATGGAAATCTCCTATTTTTTACTTAATGATTTACCCGCAACGCGTTCAAACAACCCTGGAAATAGTGCAAAAAGTTTTGGCCCAATACTCATCCACTTTGGCAAATTCACTTCACGCTTTTTCGTTTGCATCGCTTTTACAATTTGCTCAGCTACATATGTAGGTTTTAACATGTAACGTCCCATATTTTTTACATATGTACCTGATTGATCAGCAATATCAAAAAAGTTTGTGTCAATTGGCCCTGGATTGATTGCTGTCACATGAATATTTGTATTTGTCAGTTCCATGCGTAAGCTATTCGTAAATCCTAATACCGC
Coding sequences within it:
- the nhaC gene encoding Na+/H+ antiporter NhaC, which translates into the protein MVSKIESILLTFLIFFCIGFSVIQLGASPHIPILFGIIVLLAFGFIKKISWSNMEKGMISSISAGIPSIFIFLLVGVLISVWIAAGTIPTLMVYGFELVSPKIFIPTVFVVCAIVGTSIGSAFTTAATVGLAFMGMGTALGYDPALIAGAIISGAFFGDKMSPLSDTTNLAPAVTGVDLFEHIRNMLWTTIPAFIIAFIAFFILGSGSTGDVDFTTFTSTLEKNATISLVTLIPIVLLFLFAFKKIPAVPTLLAGIVAGIIILFIFNPSTSLTDLMKIMQDGYVSKTGIKDIDSLLSRGGLQSMMMSIALIFLALCMGGLLQGMGIITQLMNIISNFVKTSTRLIVSTASTAIGVNFLLGEQYLSIVLTGQAFANKYDEVGLKRRNLSRVLEDAGTVINPLVPWGVSGVFLTNVLSVPTIDYVPYAFFCLACPIVTIIVGFTGFGLSWKKEKPVSVS
- the cpdB gene encoding bifunctional 2',3'-cyclic-nucleotide 2'-phosphodiesterase/3'-nucleotidase, with amino-acid sequence MKKSKKMLAGATLALGVMAPQVLPTTAHAEGQAEESTVKLRILETSDIHVNLMNYDYYQTKTDNKVGLVQTATLVNKAREEAKNSVLFDDGDAIQGTPLGDYVAQKGLDGEYVHPLYRLMNLMKYDVISLGNHEFNYGLNYLNKAISKTQFPVINSNVYKDDGDNNEENDENYFKPYHVFEKEVEDESGQKQKVKIGVMGFVPPQVMGWDKANLEGKVKAKDIVETAKKMVPKMKAEGADIIVALAHSGVDKSGYNAGMENASFYLATEVPDVDAVLMGHSHTVITDNFKGVPVVMPGVFGSNLGIIDMELKKVNGKWEVQKDKSVPSVRPISDSKGNALVESDKRLVDEIKDDHEATIKYVNTPVGKTTAPINSYFSLVQDDPSVQLVTNAQKWYVEKLFAENGQYSKYKGIPVLSAGAPFKAGGRNGATYYTDIPAGTLAIKNVADLYVYPNTLYAVKVNGAQVKEWLEMSAGQFNQIDPAKAEEQSLVNVNYPTYNFDILDGVKYEIDVTQPAKYDKDGKVVNQNANRIVNITYDGKPIADNQEFIVATNNYRGSSQTFPGVSKGEVVYQSQDETRQIITKYMKETPVINPAADQNWVFKPIVAEKLNTTFDSSPNAQKYIAKDGEISYVGPSENEFAKYAIDLTKKNDGDKPTTPPTTGEGNDGDKPTTPPTTGEGNDGDKPTTPPTTGEGNGGDNPTPPTTTGEGNGGDNPTPPTTTDEGNSGDKSTSPTNVSEDKETNKDDRDLPKTGANVFSTIGAGLAFIGAGIFMLFRRKKANQ
- a CDS encoding GDSL-type esterase/lipase family protein, whose protein sequence is MKKVILIIVCLLLLIISYSHFEKNDETTKQKEKSASSTPHWIDKQTNDSFYHLVLGDSLAKGYGSTQGGFAELASKQIEEQIHKPIRVENLGVNGLTTDRLVQKIQAEEVQQKIKEANIITINIGGNNLFRLNRDVGVIDGMKMLNKEKAHFEEDVKNIVKTVRTLNPNALLILSELYNPLQLDDSIASYADMFLDGWNDAVYSISKANQPSIVLPIRKLISNNKKDLLYDQVHPNDKGYEIIANAFTKQVLSYKY
- a CDS encoding MarR family winged helix-turn-helix transcriptional regulator produces the protein MASREWERIVDHLLSLVPLFYRKFMLPGEISSQRHMPPSHTQVLLLLHERGTLAVSEIGKRLAISRPNMTPLLNKLIQEELIERHYSEKDRRVILISLTAEGKSFVSQYQQFILDKLQENFQTLSEEEREQLIHSLQTIQNLILKTNV
- a CDS encoding DUF2062 domain-containing protein produces the protein MQTSKKTYSFFQRIWRVPKFHYYKLLRSPEGAKTVSRGFAIGFALEMLVIYTASLVYLIFYPIVRLAKGSFPAAVIGNIIGKVSFLPVLLFPFAYALGKILYPFEIKVTHHKPYTIHDVFSSNIFTMLKSLLQSEIYVLIGMTILGVIFGIISYFVVHYLYEKNRKLRLKKRKKRTREPLVQI
- the argF gene encoding ornithine carbamoyltransferase, translating into MSTIQVPKLQTKDLLTLEELTQEEIIALIEFAIYLKQNKHEPLLDGKILGLIFDKHSTRTRVSFEAGMVQLGGHGMFLSGKEMQLGRGESVSDTAKVLSHYIDGIMIRTFSHTDVEELAKEASIPVINGLTDDHHPCQALADLMTIYEEVHTFKGIKLAYVGDGNNVCHSLLLASAKVGMNMTVATPSGYEPNEQIVKRALEIANETGANIEVLHDPELTVKDADFIYTDVWMSMGQEDTEEKYKLFQPFQVNEKLVQHAKATYRFLHCLPAHREEEVTGGIIDGSTSIVFEQAGNRLHAQKALLVSLLQSIKKPS
- a CDS encoding acetylornithine transaminase — encoded protein: MSSHIFPTYGRRGIEIVQGNGTKIIDESGKKYLDFTSGIAVCNLGHCHPVLVEAMTKQLQEIWHISNLFPHKVQEKVAALLTEGRELDYVFFCNSGAEANEAALKLARKHTGKSLVLTFQQSFHGRTFGTMSATGQEKVKRGFGPLLPSFLHIPFNDIEALREAMNEEVAAVMVEVVLGEGGVLPADISFLQEIEQLCRRYGALYIIDEVQTGMGRTGTLFAYEQTGTSPDIVTTAKALGNGIPVGAMLGEKKLMSTFSAGVHGSTFGGNYIAMTAAREVLQIMKQPSFLQEVKGKGEYLLQKLKKELHDIEWITDIRGRGLMIGVVCQHDVTSIIEQLEKEGLLVLQAGTNVLRLLPPLIVTNEEINEAINIMKRVICSQKSSIL
- the argB gene encoding acetylglutamate kinase, with protein sequence MSEYIVVKCGGSMLERLDHVFFECIERLKETYQVIIVHGGGPEIDAKLQQCNISIEKKNGLRVTTKEVMNVVQMVLCGSTNKKMVMNFQKHGLHAIGISGCDGNLLRVQPLDMDIGYVGEVSGVETSILKGLLDLNYIPVIAPIGVRGDQIYNINADTAAAGIAYAIGAKELLFITDVDGVLCKGELLKKTDEIELLHLIKEGIITGGMIPKVQAALASIKMGVRRVSIVNGAKHFVGTSDGWIGTTVTKGVNII
- the argJ gene encoding bifunctional glutamate N-acetyltransferase/amino-acid acetyltransferase ArgJ yields the protein MIGVDSIIKIATGSIVTPKGFATIGVQVGLKNGKKDMGAIVCDVPANCGAVYTTNQFQAAPVQVTKESIAAEGKLQAIVVNSGNANACTGMQGLRDAYEMRTLAAEQFHVQENHVAVASTGVIGVPLPMDVIRTGISSLVPTKEEEKVDSFYEAILTTDLMTKHSCYQLKIEGKEVKIAGTAKGSGMIHPNMATMLSFITTDVNIEQEAIQLALSEVTNHTFNQITVDGDTSTNDMVVVMASGLSGTTAIHTGHAEWEKFKVALQKVCEDLAKKIAKDGEGATKLIEVNVYGARTVEEGNKIAKQIVGSSLVKTAMYGEDANWGRIISAIGQSGVAIEPTTVDIAVQSISVLQGSEPQVFLEKEMKHKLKQPEIVIDVHLYLGEEKGRAWGCDLSYEYVKINACYRT
- the argC gene encoding N-acetyl-gamma-glutamyl-phosphate reductase, with the translated sequence MKVAIIGATGYGGIELIRLLHHHPHFSIASLHSFSQVGECITNAYPHLRNFIVHTLQEIDVDVIAKEASIVFLATPAGVSAHITPRLLAAGLKVIDLSGDFRMLNPHTYETWYKKPAANEETLQQAVYGLSEWKKPAIQETELIANPGCFATAALLAAAPLIQNGIIEADSLIIDAKSGVSGAGKTPTTMTHFPELYDNFHIYKVNEHQHVPEIEQMLTEWDQQTKPITFSTHLIPISRGIMVTLYAKAKRDVHTQILQKLYEETYCHAPFVRIRPKGEFPSPKEVRGSNYCDIGTAYDKRTGRITVVSVIDNMMKGAAGQAIQNANLLAGLEETAGLQYMPFYP